CGGAACCATCGCTCGCGAGGTGCTGCATGTCAGAGACCGTTGCCTTTCCCCAGGACCGAACCTGTCCCTACCACCCGCCGACCGCCTACGAGCCGTTGCGGGCAGGCCGCCCGCTCTCCCGGGTCACCCTCTTCGACGGCCGCTCCGTGTGGGTGGTCACCGGCCACGCCGAGGCGCGCGCCCTGCTCTCCGATCCCCGACTCTCCTCCGACCGGCTGAACTCGGACTTTCCCGCCCCGACCGAGCGGTTCAAGGGCCTGACGGGACGCCGCACCGCCCTGCTCGGGGTCGACGATCCGGAGCACAACACCCAGCGCCGGATGCTGATCCCGAGCTTCACCCTGAAACGGACCGCCGCCCTTCGGCCCGCGATCCAGCAGACCGTGGACCGGCTGATCGACGAGATGACGGCGGCCGGTTCGCAGGCGGAGCTGGTCGGCGCCTTCGCGCTCCCGGTGCCGTCCATGGTGATCTGCGCGCTGCTCGGAGTCCCCTACGAGGACCACGAGTTCTTCGAGGGGCAGTCCCGGCGGCTGCTGCGGGGCCCCGACGTCGCCGACGTCGAGGAGGCACGCCGACAACTCGACGGCTATCTCACGGACCTGATCGCCCGCAAGCGCGCCGCCCCCGGCGACGGCTTGCTGGACGAACTCATCGCCAGGCGGCTGGAGACCGGCGAGACGGACGTCGAGGAGCTGGTGGCGCTGGCCGTGATCCTGCTCGTCGCGGGTCACGAGACCACCGCGAACATGATCTCCCTCGGCACGTTCACCCTGCTGCGGCACCCCGGGCAACTGGCGGAGCTGCGCGCGGATCCGTCGCTGATCTCGGAGGCGGTGGAGGAGCTGATGCGGTTCCTGTCGATCGCCGACGGCATGCTGCGGGTGGCGACCGAGGACATCGAGGTCGGCGGGGTCACGATCGGCCCCGGCGACGGGGTGATCTTCTCCACCTCGGTCATCAACCGCGACGAGTCGGTGTTCGATCAGCCGGACGACCTGGACTGGCATCGGCCGGCCCGCCACCACCTGGCGTTCGGTTTCGGCATCCACCAGTGCCTCGGGCAGAACCTGGCCCGCGCCGAGATGGAGATCGCCCTGGGCACGCTGTTCCGGCGGCTGCCCGGACTACGGCTGGCGGCCGATCCCGACCGGATCCCCTTCAAACCCGGGGACACCATCCAGGGCATGATCGAACTGCCCGTGGCCTGGTGAGCGGCGTGCGGATCTCCATCGACCACGATGTCTGCATCGGTGCGGGCCAGTGCGCGCTGACCGCGCCGACGGTGTTCACGCAGGACGACGACGGATTGAGCGAGCTGCTGGCCGGACGGGAGGACGGCGCCGGCAGCCCCCTCGTCCGGGAGGCCGCGCGGGCCTGCCCGGTGGCGGCCATCTCCCTGGAGGACGCCTGAGGATCCCGGACGGCCGGGGGGCGGGCGCTGACGGTCGCTACTTGCGGAGCGCCTCGACCGCCCGGCCCTCCAGTTCCAGGCAGGCGTCCACGTGCTCCGCGCAGGCGTCGAACAGGGCCCGTCGCCCGTCGGCGTCGGAGTGCGGATCGCAGGCCCGCGCGAGGTCGGCCAGGGCGGACCAGTGCCCGGCGGACTCCCGGAAGAGTTCCGCCGCCTCCGGCCGCCCGACGAGGTCGAGAAAGTCCGCGTAGAGCGGCCGGGTGGCGCCCGGCGCGGTCCACTCCTCCTCCAGGCAGGCGTGGAGCCGGCCGGTGCCCGCCGCGAGGGCCTCGGGGGAAACGCCGAAACGACGCTCCCAGCCCGTCTTCGTGGTCGTGTCGCGCAACTGCGCGGCGAACTTCTCCATGCCGGTGAAGCCGAAGTTGGCGTCGAACTGGTTCCCCAGCACCGGGCCCGTGAGGTGGGTGACGGTGGCGGCGATGGCCCCGTCCACGTCCGGATCCCCCTCCGGCGGGCCGGTGGGCACGATCAGCTGGTGGCGGCCCTTGCGGTGGGCGGTCCAGGCCGCCCCGAACTCCTCGCGGTCGATCCGGTGCGGGGTCTCGGCCCCGTCCTCGATCAACAGGTCGTCGCCGTCATACCCGGCGATGACGACGGTGTGCGGGTCGGCGCCGGTCATCTCGGCCTCGGGGTCGGGCTCGTGCCAGGGCAGCGAGGAGCGGTCGACGACGCAGAAGGCGGGCTGCCCCTCGTCGAGCGCGGCGCGGACCCGGCCCCAACGTGGCTTCATCGCCCGGGTGGCGTCGTACGGGACGCCGAGGCGTCCGAGCGCGACCTGCACCCAGGGCTCGGGGTGGGACTGGGCGACGATCGTCGCGATCGGCGTCCGTCCGGCGTACTCGAAGACGAAGTACATGAAGCCGATCCCGCCGGCCAGGCCCGCGACCAGTTCCTCGTCGTGGGCGCTGCCCAGGGCGTGGCGGATCAGGGAGGCCTCGCGGTGGCGTCCGGTGCCGAAGTCTTCGTACACGAGCACAGTCATGCGGCCAGCCTAGCCGCGCGATCACCGGCTCCCGACCGGCGAGTTCCTGTACAGTTGTCCAGGAAATCAACCAAGGGAGACAGCCCGTGCACACGGTCGCTCAGGTCCTCATCGGCGCGGTCGCCGCACTGCACCTGTGTTTCCTGGTCCTGGAGATGTTCCTGTGGCAGCGACCGCCCGGCCGGGCCCTGTCGGGGTTCGACGCGGACACCGCCCGCCTCACTGCACCGCTCGCCGCCAACCAGGGGCTCTACAACGGTTTCCTGGCCGCGGGGCTGGTCTGGTCGCTGGTCATCGACTCCCTCGCCACGCAGATCTTCTTCCTCGTCTGCGTGATCGTCGCGGGCGTCTACGGAGCCGCGACCGCCAACCGCCGGATCCTGATCGCCCAGGCCCTGCCCGGCGCCCTCGCCCTCGGCGCGGCGCTGTCGGCCGGGTGAACGCCCTGTGAACGCACAGGACTCCGTGCCGGAAACCGGCTCCGACCGGCCGGGCGGCAGGGAAGCGCGCGCACAGGACCCACGGACCGCGCGCACCAAGGCCCGGCTGCGCGAGAGCCTGTTCGCGGCGTGCGCGGACCGCCCGCTGGCCGAGGTCGGTGTCTCGATGGTGGTCCGCCGGGCGGGTGTCGGGCGCGCGACGTTCTACCTGCACTACGAGGACCTCACCGCGCTGGCGGTGGACGCGTGCGCCGACGTGGTGCACGCGGCGGTCGACGCCCTCCACGCCTGGCAGGGCATCCCGGGCGCGCTCCCCCCGGTCAGGCCCCCGGCGGCCCTGGCCGAGTTCCTCGCGGACGCGGCGGCCCGCGGTCCGCTCCATCGCGCCCTGCTCCTCCCGGGGGGCGGCGGCCCGCTGGGCGACCGCCTGTACCGGGAGCTGCGCGCCCGGGCCCGGGCCGAGCGCGAGGCCGTGGGCGCCCCGCGCCCCGACCTCGTCGCCTCCGCGGTGGCCGCCACCTTCACCGGTGTCCTCGCGGACTGGCTGCACGAGCACATCCCGGGCTCCGACCCGGTGGAACTCGCGAACCGGCTCTGGCCGCTCCTCATGGCCCTGCACCGGGCGGGATAGGCGCGACCGGTTCCTCCGCCGGGTACGCGTGAGCCCCGCCGGAGGAACCGGCGGGGCTCACGTCCACGGCGATCGGCCGCGTGAAGCGGTACTAGAGGGTGGTCACCTGCTCCGCCTGCGGACCCTTGGGGCCCTGGGTGACGTCGTACTCGACCTTCGCACCCTCGGCCAGCTCCTTGAAGCCGGTCGTCTGGATGGCGGAGAAGTGCACGAACACGTCGGGGCCGCCGTCGTCCTGCTGGATGAACCCGAACCCCTTCTCGGAGTTGAACCACTTCACGATGCCAGTTGCCATCAGTACTGATCCTTCACAACGTTCCACTCGGGCCGCACGTGCGGCCGTCTCGATAGTGCCCACCCGTCGCCGTCGACACACTCCAGGCGCGGCCAACCGGGTCGGCTCGAACTTCTGGCCGAGTTGTCCGTGACGGGAGTGAGCGGCGCCGGGCCGTGCGGTCAGGAGCCGCCGTCGCCGGCGGACAACGACACGACCGGTCGGGCTTCGAGGGCGCCCGCGGCGGCCCGTCGGGGTCCGGCGGCCCGGCAGCCAAGGCAGTTCGCGTGTCCGGTGCGCGCGGTGGTGTCGCGGACGCGCCAGTCCCACGCGGACTCGGGGCGCGGCCCGCTCGGCTTGCCCCAGCCCGCGAGGTGCAGCAGCCAGGTGACGAGTCCCGCCACCGCGACCAGGGCGAGACCCAGCCAGATGCCGGGGGCCCAGGCGGCACAGAGGGCGGCGCCCGCTCCGGTGGCGCCCAGCAGGGCGAGGGTCGTGCCGGTCCAGCCGGCCACGGTGTGGCCCATGTCTACGTGGCCGTGGGCGCTCATGATTCTCCCGGTGGAAGGGCGGCAGTAGGCTCGGAACAGGATGACTTACCTCACAAAGTAAACATCTCACGAGCTAAGTTACTTAGATGCTAAGGAGAAATTGCGTGCAGGGCAAGCCCCGCCCCGCGGCCACGGCCGGGGAGGCGATCTCGCGCATGGACCAGTACGTCGCCCTCGGCGTGATCGGTCAGCAGGAGGTGGCGCAGCTCCTCGGGATCAACGTGACCGACCTGACCTGCCTGGGCCACGTCCTGGGCGCCGGGGAGACCCCCCTGTCCGCCGGCGAACTGGCCGAACTGACCAACCTCACCACCGGCGCCGTCACCGGGGTGCTCAACCGCCTGGAACGGGCCGGGTACGCGCACCGGCGACCCGACCCGGGCGACCGGCGCCGCGTCCGGGTGGTGGCCGATCCGTCGGGGGCCGCCCGGATCTTCGCCGTGTACCAGCCCTTCTACGACCGCCTCGGCTCCGTGTTCGCCGAGTACACCCCCGACGAGGTCGCGGTGATCGCGGACTGGTTCGGACGGGCGGCGGTGGAGGCCCGCGCCCATCTGGCCCAGGTCCGGTCCGGGGAACTGGGGCCGCTCACCCCATAGGACCGACTGGTAAAATGGGCGGGAAACGTGAAGCGCGGGCCCTTCGCCCGGTGCGGACGTGCACGACGAGCCGGGGCCCGTACCGAGGGGTACGGGCCCCGGCTCGTTGTCGTCCGCCCTCACGTTCCCCGCTCGCGTTGTGTTCTCTTCACGGAAGGTTCTGCATGAAGAACCCGTCGGCTCATGGGCGTTTCGGCATCAAGCCCGGCGCCAGGACAGGCAGCAAGTCCGGGGCCAAGGGCTCCGGCAAGACTCCTCGGACCCTCGGTCCGCAGGGTGAGTTCTCGATGCCCAGGACCGTCAGCCCGGCCCTCCCGCCGGTGACGTCGTTCGCGGAGCTCGACCTGCCTGCCGAGCTGGTGAAGACGATGGCCGAACTGGACGTGCGCGAGCCGTTCCCGATCCAGGCCGCCACCCTCCCCAACTCCCTCGCCGGACGGGACATCCTCGGGCGCGGCCGGACCGGGTCCGGCAAGACCCTCGCCTTCGGTCTGGCGCTGCTGGCCCGCACGGCCGGACAGCGCGCCGACCCGAAGCGGCCGCTCGCGCTGATCCTCGTGCCGACGCGCGAGCTGGCCCAGCAGGTGACCGAGGCCCTCGCCCCGTACGCCGAGGCCCTCGCGCTGCGGATGGCCACCGTCGTGGGCGGCCTGTCCATCGGCCGGCAGACCGGCACCCTGCGCACCGGCGCGGAGGTGGTCGTGGCGACCCCCGGACGCCTGAGCGACCTGATCGGGCGCAAGGACGTGCACCTGGAGCGGGTGCGGATCACCGTCCTCGACGAGGCCGACCAGATGTGTGACCTCGGCTTCATGCCGCAGGTCACCGAGCTGCTCGACCAGGTGCACCACGCCGGCCAGCGGATGCTGTTCTCGGCCACCCTGGACCGCAACGTGGACCAGCTGGTGCGCCGCTACCTGAAGGACCCGGTCTCGCACTCGGTCGACCCGCAGTCGGCCTCGGTCGGCACCATGGACCACCACGTGCTGCACATCCACGCGGCCGACAAGGTCGCGGCAGCGACCGAGATCGCCGCGCGGGACGGCCGGGTGCTGATGTTCCTCGACACCAAGCACGGCGTCGACCAGTTCGTGAAGCACCTGCGCGCCATGGGCGTACGGGCCGAGGGGCTGCACAGCGGGAAGTCCCAACCACAGCGCACCCGCACGCTCGGGCAGTTCAAGGACGGGCTGATCGGCGTGCTGGTCGCCACCAACGTCGCCGCCCGCGGCATCCACATCGACGACCTCGACCTGGTGGTCAACGTGGACCCGCCGGCCGACAGCAAGGACTACCTGCACCGCGGCGGCCGGACGGCCCGCGCGGGCGAGTCCGGCAAGGTCGTCACACTGGTCACGCCGAACCAGCGGCGGGACATCGTGCGTCTGATGGCCGACGCGAAGATCCGCCCGACCATCACCCAGGTCCGCTCCGGCGAGGCGGCGCTCAGCCGGATCACCGGCGCGAAGGCACCGTCCGGGGTGCCGCTCGCCGGCGCGGCGGCGACCGACGCGAAGGGGCGGCCCAGCGGGACGGACCTCGGCTTCCGGGGCATCGGCACCCGCCCCGGGCGCCCC
This region of Streptomyces sp. NBC_00513 genomic DNA includes:
- a CDS encoding cytochrome P450; protein product: MSETVAFPQDRTCPYHPPTAYEPLRAGRPLSRVTLFDGRSVWVVTGHAEARALLSDPRLSSDRLNSDFPAPTERFKGLTGRRTALLGVDDPEHNTQRRMLIPSFTLKRTAALRPAIQQTVDRLIDEMTAAGSQAELVGAFALPVPSMVICALLGVPYEDHEFFEGQSRRLLRGPDVADVEEARRQLDGYLTDLIARKRAAPGDGLLDELIARRLETGETDVEELVALAVILLVAGHETTANMISLGTFTLLRHPGQLAELRADPSLISEAVEELMRFLSIADGMLRVATEDIEVGGVTIGPGDGVIFSTSVINRDESVFDQPDDLDWHRPARHHLAFGFGIHQCLGQNLARAEMEIALGTLFRRLPGLRLAADPDRIPFKPGDTIQGMIELPVAW
- a CDS encoding ferredoxin, whose amino-acid sequence is MRISIDHDVCIGAGQCALTAPTVFTQDDDGLSELLAGREDGAGSPLVREAARACPVAAISLEDA
- a CDS encoding BtrH N-terminal domain-containing protein; the encoded protein is MTVLVYEDFGTGRHREASLIRHALGSAHDEELVAGLAGGIGFMYFVFEYAGRTPIATIVAQSHPEPWVQVALGRLGVPYDATRAMKPRWGRVRAALDEGQPAFCVVDRSSLPWHEPDPEAEMTGADPHTVVIAGYDGDDLLIEDGAETPHRIDREEFGAAWTAHRKGRHQLIVPTGPPEGDPDVDGAIAATVTHLTGPVLGNQFDANFGFTGMEKFAAQLRDTTTKTGWERRFGVSPEALAAGTGRLHACLEEEWTAPGATRPLYADFLDLVGRPEAAELFRESAGHWSALADLARACDPHSDADGRRALFDACAEHVDACLELEGRAVEALRK
- a CDS encoding DUF1304 domain-containing protein: MHTVAQVLIGAVAALHLCFLVLEMFLWQRPPGRALSGFDADTARLTAPLAANQGLYNGFLAAGLVWSLVIDSLATQIFFLVCVIVAGVYGAATANRRILIAQALPGALALGAALSAG
- a CDS encoding TetR/AcrR family transcriptional regulator, translating into MPETGSDRPGGREARAQDPRTARTKARLRESLFAACADRPLAEVGVSMVVRRAGVGRATFYLHYEDLTALAVDACADVVHAAVDALHAWQGIPGALPPVRPPAALAEFLADAAARGPLHRALLLPGGGGPLGDRLYRELRARARAEREAVGAPRPDLVASAVAATFTGVLADWLHEHIPGSDPVELANRLWPLLMALHRAG
- a CDS encoding cold-shock protein, with product MATGIVKWFNSEKGFGFIQQDDGGPDVFVHFSAIQTTGFKELAEGAKVEYDVTQGPKGPQAEQVTTL
- a CDS encoding HGxxPAAW family protein, giving the protein MSAHGHVDMGHTVAGWTGTTLALLGATGAGAALCAAWAPGIWLGLALVAVAGLVTWLLHLAGWGKPSGPRPESAWDWRVRDTTARTGHANCLGCRAAGPRRAAAGALEARPVVSLSAGDGGS
- a CDS encoding MarR family transcriptional regulator, encoding MQGKPRPAATAGEAISRMDQYVALGVIGQQEVAQLLGINVTDLTCLGHVLGAGETPLSAGELAELTNLTTGAVTGVLNRLERAGYAHRRPDPGDRRRVRVVADPSGAARIFAVYQPFYDRLGSVFAEYTPDEVAVIADWFGRAAVEARAHLAQVRSGELGPLTP
- a CDS encoding DEAD/DEAH box helicase yields the protein MKNPSAHGRFGIKPGARTGSKSGAKGSGKTPRTLGPQGEFSMPRTVSPALPPVTSFAELDLPAELVKTMAELDVREPFPIQAATLPNSLAGRDILGRGRTGSGKTLAFGLALLARTAGQRADPKRPLALILVPTRELAQQVTEALAPYAEALALRMATVVGGLSIGRQTGTLRTGAEVVVATPGRLSDLIGRKDVHLERVRITVLDEADQMCDLGFMPQVTELLDQVHHAGQRMLFSATLDRNVDQLVRRYLKDPVSHSVDPQSASVGTMDHHVLHIHAADKVAAATEIAARDGRVLMFLDTKHGVDQFVKHLRAMGVRAEGLHSGKSQPQRTRTLGQFKDGLIGVLVATNVAARGIHIDDLDLVVNVDPPADSKDYLHRGGRTARAGESGKVVTLVTPNQRRDIVRLMADAKIRPTITQVRSGEAALSRITGAKAPSGVPLAGAAATDAKGRPSGTDLGFRGIGTRPGRPGKGKESRKTIEARQQAEARRAARVRKGL